Proteins from one Bradyrhizobium amphicarpaeae genomic window:
- a CDS encoding AMP-binding protein: MTTFQEARAFLLQHRTDYEAAVKGFRWPDPVPFNWALDWFDELAKDAEAKDRPALWIVDAAQDRQTKLSFAVLSKRSNQVANFLRAQGLKRGDHLLLLLGNVVPLWETMLAAMKLGVVVIPATTLLTADELRDRLDRGKAKAVVAAEDQVAKFASLGAENIVRIVVGAAHDGWLSYDDAAKAYESFTADGPTNADDPMLLYFTSGTTAKPKLVRHSQRSYPVGHLSTMYWIGLKPGDVHLNISSPGWAKHAWSCFFAPWNAGATVFVVNQPRFDAKGLLATIGRCGVTTLCAPPTVWRLFIQENLASFKVALREVCGAGEPLNPEVIDQVRAAWGLTIRDGYGQTETTALAGNSPGQKIKIGSMGRPLPGYRVQISDADGNRAKEGEVALVLGASRPAGLMQGYQGDDGKLSGAEGELYRSGDVVFEDDEGYLTFVGRSDDVFKSSDYRISPFELESVLLEHELVAEAAVVPSPDPIRLAIPKAFVLLTSGAERTPETALSIFQHLHTRLAPFKRIRRLEIVTELPKTISGKIRRVQLRRLERDGDREDPQRGREFREEDFPELPKTRSET, from the coding sequence ATGACGACATTTCAGGAAGCGCGCGCGTTCCTTCTGCAACACCGGACGGATTACGAAGCGGCGGTTAAAGGATTCCGCTGGCCTGATCCGGTTCCCTTCAACTGGGCGCTCGACTGGTTCGACGAGCTGGCGAAGGACGCCGAAGCCAAGGACCGGCCGGCGCTCTGGATCGTCGACGCCGCGCAGGATCGCCAGACGAAACTGTCCTTTGCGGTGCTCTCGAAGCGCTCGAATCAGGTCGCGAATTTCCTTCGCGCGCAGGGTCTGAAGCGCGGCGATCATCTCCTGTTGCTGCTCGGCAATGTGGTTCCGCTGTGGGAGACGATGCTGGCGGCGATGAAGCTTGGCGTCGTCGTGATCCCCGCGACCACGCTGCTCACCGCCGATGAGCTGCGCGACCGGCTCGACCGCGGCAAGGCGAAGGCGGTGGTGGCGGCCGAGGACCAGGTCGCGAAGTTCGCAAGCCTCGGTGCGGAGAATATCGTCCGCATCGTGGTCGGCGCGGCCCACGACGGATGGCTCTCCTACGATGATGCCGCAAAGGCCTACGAGAGTTTTACCGCCGACGGCCCGACCAATGCCGACGATCCGATGCTGCTCTATTTCACCTCGGGGACGACGGCAAAGCCAAAACTCGTCCGGCACAGCCAGCGCAGTTATCCGGTCGGCCATCTCTCGACCATGTACTGGATCGGGCTGAAGCCCGGCGACGTCCATCTCAACATCTCCTCGCCCGGCTGGGCCAAGCACGCCTGGAGCTGTTTTTTCGCACCGTGGAATGCGGGCGCCACCGTGTTTGTGGTCAACCAGCCGCGCTTCGATGCCAAGGGGCTGCTCGCCACCATCGGTCGCTGCGGCGTCACTACGCTGTGCGCGCCGCCGACAGTGTGGCGGCTGTTCATCCAGGAGAACCTTGCGTCCTTCAAGGTTGCTTTGCGCGAGGTCTGCGGCGCCGGCGAGCCGCTGAATCCTGAAGTGATCGACCAGGTACGGGCGGCCTGGGGCCTCACCATCCGTGACGGCTATGGCCAAACCGAAACCACGGCGCTGGCCGGCAATTCGCCGGGCCAGAAGATCAAGATCGGTTCGATGGGCCGGCCGCTGCCGGGCTATCGCGTGCAGATCAGCGACGCCGACGGCAACAGAGCGAAGGAAGGCGAGGTCGCACTGGTGCTTGGAGCGAGCCGTCCCGCCGGTCTGATGCAGGGCTATCAGGGCGACGACGGCAAGCTCTCCGGCGCCGAGGGCGAGCTCTATCGCAGCGGCGATGTCGTGTTCGAGGACGACGAGGGCTATCTCACCTTTGTCGGCCGCTCCGACGACGTATTCAAGTCGTCGGATTACCGCATCAGCCCGTTCGAGCTGGAAAGCGTTTTGCTCGAGCACGAGCTGGTTGCGGAAGCCGCGGTGGTGCCGAGCCCGGATCCGATCCGGCTCGCGATCCCCAAGGCGTTCGTGCTGTTGACCTCGGGCGCCGAGCGGACGCCGGAGACCGCGCTGTCGATCTTCCAGCATCTGCATACGCGCCTTGCGCCATTCAAGCGCATCCGCCGCCTCGAGATCGTCACCGAGCTGCCGAAGACGATCTCGGGAAAGATCCGGCGTGTTCAGCTGCGGCGGCTCGAGCGCGACGGCGACCGCGAGGATCCCCAGCGCGGCCGCGAATTCCGGGAAGAGGATTTTCCCGAATTGCCGAAAACACGGAGTGAGACCTAA
- a CDS encoding MaoC family dehydratase: MNEIWKKPPITLQAYQAMVGREIGVSSWHLIDQPRIDTYADVTDDHQFIHVDPERAKETAFGTTIAHGFLTMSMLSVMSYEVMPAIAGTTMGVNYGFDKLRFISPVRSGKRIRGRFVLAEAKLRKPNELQSRTNVTVEIEGEDKPALVADWLGLIYFA; encoded by the coding sequence GTGAACGAAATCTGGAAGAAGCCGCCGATCACGCTTCAGGCCTATCAGGCCATGGTCGGCAGGGAGATCGGCGTGTCGTCGTGGCACCTGATCGATCAGCCCCGCATCGACACCTATGCCGACGTGACCGATGATCACCAGTTTATCCACGTCGATCCCGAGAGGGCGAAGGAGACTGCGTTCGGCACCACCATCGCGCACGGCTTCCTGACGATGTCGATGCTGTCGGTGATGTCCTACGAAGTGATGCCGGCGATTGCGGGCACCACGATGGGCGTCAATTACGGCTTCGACAAGCTGCGCTTCATCTCGCCGGTCCGCTCGGGCAAGCGTATCCGCGGCCGTTTCGTGCTGGCCGAAGCCAAGCTGCGCAAGCCGAACGAGTTGCAGTCCCGCACCAACGTCACGGTGGAGATCGAGGGCGAGGACAAGCCGGCGCTGGTCGCGGACTGGTTGGGTCTGATCTATTTCGCCTGA
- the mmsB gene encoding 3-hydroxyisobutyrate dehydrogenase — MATIAFIGLGNMGGPMAANLVKAGHKVVAFDLVEASRNQAKADGAGIADSAAGAVKGADVVVTMLPAGKHVLGVWNEILPAMTKGALVIDSSTIDVESARAAHALAAKHGVLSVDAPVSGGTGGAKGATLTFMCGGEENAFAAAKPVLENMGKKIVHCGGAGAGQAAKICNNMILGISMIAVSEAFALAEKLGLSHQALFDVASTSSGQCWSLTTYCPVPGPVPTSPANNDYKPGFASALMVKDLTLAQDAAKAAGAATPLGKHAQEIYQSFDAAGQGGVDFSGIIKHVRGLARSPSS; from the coding sequence ATGGCCACGATCGCATTCATCGGTCTCGGCAACATGGGCGGCCCGATGGCCGCCAACCTGGTCAAGGCCGGCCACAAGGTGGTGGCGTTCGATCTCGTCGAAGCCTCCCGCAATCAGGCCAAGGCCGATGGCGCGGGCATCGCCGACAGCGCCGCCGGCGCGGTGAAGGGCGCCGATGTCGTCGTCACCATGCTGCCGGCTGGCAAGCATGTGCTCGGCGTCTGGAACGAAATCCTTCCCGCCATGACCAAGGGCGCGCTGGTCATCGACAGCTCCACCATCGACGTCGAGAGCGCGAGGGCCGCGCATGCGCTCGCCGCCAAGCACGGCGTGCTGTCGGTGGATGCGCCGGTCTCCGGCGGCACCGGCGGCGCCAAGGGCGCGACGCTCACCTTCATGTGCGGCGGCGAGGAGAACGCATTCGCGGCGGCCAAGCCGGTGCTGGAGAACATGGGCAAGAAGATCGTGCATTGCGGCGGTGCCGGTGCAGGGCAGGCGGCCAAGATCTGCAACAACATGATCCTCGGCATCTCCATGATCGCGGTGAGCGAGGCGTTTGCACTGGCTGAAAAGCTCGGGCTCTCGCACCAGGCGCTGTTCGACGTCGCCTCGACCTCGTCGGGCCAGTGCTGGTCGCTGACGACCTATTGCCCGGTGCCGGGCCCGGTGCCGACGTCCCCCGCCAACAACGACTACAAGCCGGGTTTTGCTTCCGCGCTGATGGTGAAGGATCTGACGCTGGCGCAGGACGCTGCGAAGGCCGCGGGCGCGGCCACCCCGCTCGGCAAGCATGCGCAGGAGATCTATCAGTCTTTCGACGCAGCAGGCCAGGGCGGGGTGGATTTTTCCGGAATTATCAAGCACGTTAGGGGGCTTGCTCGATCGCCGTCATCCTGA
- a CDS encoding SDR family NAD(P)-dependent oxidoreductase — MAIRFDGRVAIVTGAGNGLGKAHALGLASRGAKVVVNDFGGARDGSGGSLSPAEAVVEEIRKAGGTAMADGADVSNFEQVTAMVERATKEWGSVDLMCANAGILRDKSFGKMEAADFQKVLDVHLVGTFYCCKAAWAGMRDRNYGRIVLTTSSSGLYGNFGQANYGAAKSGMVGLMNVLAEEGRKNDIRVNIISPTAATRMTEELLPPQALQLMKPNAITPAVEYMLSEDAPTRTIMGAGAGSFAVIKILESEGINLPESEWTPDAVAAHFAEISDMSKARALTGAFEQTQKYVAQAAARAGIKL, encoded by the coding sequence ATGGCAATCAGGTTCGACGGACGCGTCGCTATCGTCACCGGCGCGGGCAATGGTCTCGGTAAGGCACATGCGCTGGGGCTGGCCAGCCGCGGCGCGAAGGTCGTGGTCAACGATTTCGGCGGCGCGCGCGACGGCAGCGGCGGATCGCTGTCGCCGGCCGAGGCCGTGGTCGAGGAAATCCGCAAAGCGGGCGGTACCGCGATGGCCGACGGCGCGGACGTCTCCAATTTCGAGCAGGTCACAGCCATGGTCGAGCGCGCCACGAAGGAGTGGGGCAGCGTCGATCTGATGTGCGCCAATGCCGGCATCCTGCGCGACAAGTCGTTCGGCAAGATGGAAGCGGCGGATTTCCAGAAGGTGCTCGACGTGCATCTCGTCGGCACCTTCTATTGCTGCAAGGCGGCCTGGGCCGGCATGCGCGACCGCAATTACGGACGCATCGTGCTGACGACGTCGTCCTCCGGCCTCTACGGCAATTTCGGCCAGGCCAATTACGGCGCGGCGAAGTCCGGCATGGTCGGCCTGATGAACGTGCTCGCGGAAGAGGGCCGCAAGAACGATATCCGCGTCAACATCATCTCGCCGACGGCGGCGACCCGCATGACCGAGGAGCTGCTGCCGCCGCAGGCGCTGCAGCTGATGAAGCCGAACGCGATCACGCCCGCGGTCGAGTACATGCTCAGCGAGGACGCTCCGACCCGCACGATCATGGGTGCCGGCGCCGGGTCCTTCGCCGTGATCAAGATACTGGAGAGCGAAGGCATCAACCTTCCGGAATCCGAATGGACGCCGGACGCGGTCGCCGCGCATTTCGCCGAGATCAGCGACATGTCGAAGGCGAGGGCGCTGACCGGCGCGTTCGAGCAGACACAGAAATACGTGGCGCAGGCCGCGGCACGGGCAGGGATCAAGCTCTGA